Proteins found in one Amphiprion ocellaris isolate individual 3 ecotype Okinawa chromosome 22, ASM2253959v1, whole genome shotgun sequence genomic segment:
- the acad11 gene encoding acyl-CoA dehydrogenase family member 11, with amino-acid sequence MDEQATPVRQQHKFNVGSLQKYLTVKSRLSNNETLTVRQYSSGQSNPTFLVQTPSKSYVLRKRPPGELLPGAHKVDREYRVQKALFSAGFPVPQPLLHCTDVEVIGTEFYLMEHVKGRIFRDLQLHGVSPAERTALYVAAVELLAKLHSLDLASLNLEGYGRGAGYCRRQVSTWTKQYKAAAHKDIPAMNELSDWLMKNLPASDSEVTLVHGDFRVDNLVFHPTEARVIAVLDWELSTTGQPLADLAYFLMPFYWPTSFSVISSMGSLTGVEGAPSVGDLISIYCRCRGIPSMLPQWNFYLALSNFKMAGIAQGIYARHLLGNASAPNAALFGQCVEPLAKETLQLVQRPLTDPTKGRLFLQTAKGQAVLQQVKDFMRQYVLPAQQEVTEYYSKHAQSSQRWHTPQIIEDLKVKARAAGLWNLFLPAVSGLSQLDYAYIAEETGRCLFAPEVFNCQAPDTGNMEVLHMFGSEEQKKKWLEPLLRGEIRSCFCMTEPDVASSDATNMECSFRKDKDNYIINGKKWWSSGAGNPQCKVAIVMCRSSSQDVSSRHGQHSMILVPMDTPGVKLIRPLTVFGQDDAIHGGHFEVHFENVWVPASNMILGEGRGFEIAQGRLGPGRLHHCMRAVGLAEFALELLCQRAASRQTFGKKLYQHEVVTHWIAECRLLIEQTRLLTLSAAHALDTMGSRVARKQIAMIKVAAARMACKVVDCAIQVYGGAGVSGDFPLAQMYAYARTLRIADGPDEVQLSSIAHLELRDQLKKTQAKL; translated from the exons ATGGACGAGCAGGCAACTCCTGTACGACAACAACATAAATTTAATGTTGGCAGTCTTCAAAAATATCTGACTGTCAAGTCACGGTTGTCTAATAATGAGACGCTAACTGTCAGACAGTACAG TTCTGGTCAGTCAAACCCAACTTTCCTCGTCCAGACACCTTCAAAGAGCTATGTTCTCAGGAAGAGACCTCCAGGAGAGCTGCTGCCAGGAGCTCACAAG GTGGACAGGGAGTATCGGGTGCAGAAGGCCCTCTTCTCTGCTGGTTTCCCTGTGCCTCAGCCCCTTTTGCACTGCACCGATGTTGAAGTCATTGGGACAGAGTTCTACTTAATGGAGCATGTGAAG GGACGCATATTCAGGGATCTTCAACTCCATGGAGTGAGTCCAGCAGAGAGAACAGCTCTGTATGTGGCTGCAGTGGAACTCTTGGCAAAGCTTCACTCGCTGGACCTGGCATCACTGAACCTTGAAGGTTATGGCAGAGGAGCCGGTTACTGCAGGAGACAA GTGTCCACCTGGACAAAGCAGTACAAGGCAGCAGCGCACAAAGACATTCCAGCCATGAACGAGCTGTCCGATTGGTTGATGAAGAATTTACCAGCCAGTGACAGTGAAGTCACCCTGGTCCATGGAGATTTCCGAGTGGACAACTTGGTTTTCCATCCAACTGAG GCACGTGTGATAGCAGTGTTGGACTGGGAGCTGTCGACCACTGGGCAGCCCTTAGCGGACTTGGCCTACTTCCTTATGCCTTTCTACTGGCCCACAAGTTTCAGCGTTATCAGCTCAATGGGCAGTTTGACAGGAGTAGAAG GAGCTCCATCTGTGGGCGACCTGATCTCTATTTACTGCAGATGTCGGGGGATCCCATCCATGTTGCCACAATGGAATTTTTACTTGGCCCTGTCGAACTTTAAAATGGCAGGAATTGCTCAG GGGATCTATGCTCGCCACTTACTGGGTAACGCCAGTGCGCCCAATGCAGCCCTGTTCGGCCAGTGTGTGGAGCCCTTGGCTAAAGAAACCTTGCAGCTCGTGCAGAG GCCTCTCACAGATCCAACAAAAGGCAGACTGTTCCTCCAGACGGCTAAAGGTCAGGCTGTTCTCCAGCAGGTCAAAGACTTCATGAGACAATATGTGCTTCCTGCTCAGCAG GAAGTTACGGAGTACTACTCCAAACATGCTCAGTCTTCACAAAGGTGGCACACCCCGCAAATAATAGAGGATCTAAAG GTGAAAGCCAGGGCGGCGGGACTGTGGAACCTGTTCCTGCCTGCAGTCAGCGGACTCAGTCAGTTGGATTATGCATATATTGCAGAAGAAACTGGACGTTGTCTCTTTGCCCCTGAAGTGTTTAACTGCCAGGCTCCTG aCACAGGAAATATGGAGGTGCTCCACATGTTTGGCAGTgaggaacagaagaagaaatggcTGGAACCTCTGCTCAGAGGAGAGATCCGCTCCTGCTTCTGTATGACAG AGCCTGATGTGGCGTCCAGTGATGCAACCAACATGGAGTGCAGCTTTCGCAAGGATAAAGACAACTACATCATAAATGGCAAGAAATGGTGGAGCAGTG GTGCTGGCAATCCCCAATGCAAAGTGGCCATTGTGATGTGCAGGAGCAGCTCTCAGGATGTTAGCAGCAG ACATGGCCAACACAGCATGATCCTCGTACCTATGGACACACCAGGTGTAAAGCTCATCAGGCCACTCACTGTATTTGGACAGGATG ATGCGATCCATGGCGGCCACTTCGAAGTGCACTTTGAAAACGTTTGGGTCCCTGCATCCAACATGATTCTGG GGGAGGGCAGGGGATTTGAGATCGCTCAGGGTCGTCTGGGACCCGGCAGACTCCACCACTGTATGAGAGCCGTCGGCCTCGCAGAGTTTGCGCTGGAGCTACTTTGCCAGAGGGCTGCTTCAAGgcaaacatttggaaaaaagcTGTACCAACAT GAAGTTGTCACTCACTGGATAGCGGAGTGTCGTCTCCTGATAGAACAGACCCGCCTGCTGACCCTAAGTGCTGCTCATGCTCTGGATACAATGGGCAGCCGGGTTGCTCGCAAGCAG ATTGCTATGATCAAAGTGGCAGCAGCCAGAATGGCCTGTAAGGTGGTGGACTGTGCCATCCAGGTGTATGGAGGTGCAGGTGTGTCTGGAGACTTCCCACTAGCACAGAT gtATGCTTATGCCCGGACTCTGCGCATCGCTGACGGACCAGATGAGGTTCAACTCTCCTCCATAGCACATCTAGAACTGAGGGATCAGCTAAAAAAGACACAGGCTAAACTGTAA
- the ackr4b gene encoding atypical chemokine receptor 4b, whose protein sequence is MEDFYYHDDEDGSFNDSYEYNYEHSVCDKEAVRSFGGVFLPIIYAVALVVGLAGNALVVVVYTSRLRLRTLTDVCILNLAISDLLLLFTLPFWAADAVHGWKLGSAMCKITSFLYSTNFSCGMLMLACISVDRYRAVAQNSTGRTGTGTRVRRQWLLVCVVLWTLASFLGLPELVFSTVKLSHHRIGCTPVYPPSMARPAKAALELLEVTLRFLLPFIVMVVCYCWVGRALSQAVGVRRDRKWRALRVLLAVVAVFLLTQLPYNVVKLCRAMDIIYLLVTDCEVSKNLDRAVQVTESLALTHACINPVLYAFIGSSFRGHVLKAAKRLGQRLGKHPTHANEEPAVEIALNTRNQTQSQSGSEDQDTSTFTI, encoded by the coding sequence atggaaGACTTCTATTACCACGATGATGAGGATGGCAGCTTTAATGACAGTTATGAGTACAATTACGAACACAGTGTTTGTGACAAAGAAGCAGTGCGCTCTTTTGGTGGAGTCTTCCTCCCAATCATCTACGCCGTGGCTCTGGTGGTAGGCCTGGCTGGGAATGCCCTGGTAGTGGTGGTCTACACATCCCGGTTGAGACTACGAACCCTGACTGACGTGTGCATCCTGAATCTCGCCATTTCAGACctgctgcttctcttcaccctgCCTTTCTGGGCGGCTGACGCAGTGCATGGCTGGAAGTTGGGTTCGGCAATGTGTAAGATCACCTCCTTCCTCTACAGCACCAACTTCAGCTGTGGCATGCTGATGCTGGCGTGCATCAGCGTGGATCGCTACCGTGCTGTAGCTCAAAATTCAACCGGCAGAACAGGGACAGGAACCCGAGTGAGGAGACAGTGGCTCCTGGTGTGTGTCGTGTTGTGGACTTTAGCCAGCTTTCTTGGCCTTCCTGAACTGGTCTTCTCCACAGTGAAGCTCTCCCATCACAGGATTGGCTGTACACCCGTCTACCCGCCCAGCATGGCCCGACCTGCTAAAGCTGCCTTGGAGCTGCTGGAGGTCACCCTTAGGTTCCTGCTACCTTTCATTGTCATGGTGGTCTGCTACTGCTGGGTGGGACGAGCACTGAGTCAGGCTGTCGGGGTTCGGAGAGACCGAAAGTGGCGTGCCCTACGTGTCCTCCTGGCTGTGGTGGCTGTGTTCCTGCTCACCCAGCTGCCCTACAACGTGGTGAAGCTGTGCCGAGCGATGGACATCATTTACTTGCTCGTGACGGACTGTGAGGTCAGCAAGAATCTGGATCGTGCTGTCCAAGTGACAGAGAGCCTGGCGCTCACCCACGCCTGCATTAACCCAGTCCTGTATGCTTTCATCGGGTCCTCCTTCAGGGGTCACGTCCTAAAGGCGGCTAAGCGACTTGGACAGCGCCTTGGGAAACACCCAACACATGCCAACGAGGAGCCAGCAGTGGAGATTGCACTGAACACACGCAATCAAACTCAATCCCAGTCTGGTTCTGAAGACCAAGACACCAGCACCTTTACCATTTAA